A window of Christiangramia forsetii KT0803 contains these coding sequences:
- a CDS encoding ABC transporter permease — protein sequence MIKNYLKTGWRNILKDKGIFSINITGLAIGIASCLLIMLFVTDELSYDRFHEKAERIVRVVFKANVNGEEMKEAVVMAPVAQALKNDLPEVTKSTRLAKSHNNRIEYNGTYFGQSSLAYVDPNFFEIFSFPIIQGVKNRALDKPNTVVISKSFAENTFGNIDPIGKTLKVTNRDENLTITGVIEDMPKNSHFHFDLLVSTLGYAQAKKTSWMESDFFTYLVLQKDTRIETVEAKLPAISEKYMGPQIKDALGMTYTEFTQDNKIGLFLQPLTDIHLYSDFSDATILEQGGDIKYVYIFSAIAIFMLIIACINFMNLATASATKRAKEVGIRKVLGSNKKQLIYQFLAESFIATFLAAFLALLLVSLSLPFFNLLAGKELNFQYLLSPEIILAFFSLIFFIGFLAGGYPAFYLSSFNPLNALKSKFSGSGKNSGLRSGLVIFQFVISAGLILSTLVVKEQMDFIQDKALGYEKDQLLVVRNSYLLGNNEDNYIDQVKNNPLVENLTHSAFVPAGESDNEVGGIFKNNEFQRRMSFYNIDENYIPTMGMELLEGRNFSKDFGAESDKVILNQKAIEILGFDKDPIGNTFQRDTHDGLKTMTVIGVIKNFNFKSLHQEIEPLILKYNPYGGIIIRSKVADMSVLIENLNDNWNNYNVKEGFNYSILDDAYNHTYLKERKMGTILSLFALLTIIVACLGLFGLVTFTAEQRFKEIGIRKVLGSSATQIVTLLSKDFLKLVGLSFLIAFPLSYFLMNKWLQDFAYRTSIHWWLYLMAAVVTMGIAFLTIGIKSYKAASVNPIKSLKTE from the coding sequence ATGATCAAAAACTATCTAAAAACAGGCTGGAGAAATATCCTTAAAGACAAAGGTATTTTTTCTATTAATATCACCGGATTGGCGATAGGCATAGCTTCCTGCCTGTTGATCATGCTCTTTGTCACAGATGAACTTAGTTATGATCGTTTCCACGAAAAAGCAGAACGAATTGTTAGGGTTGTTTTTAAGGCAAATGTAAACGGGGAAGAAATGAAAGAAGCTGTGGTGATGGCTCCCGTGGCTCAGGCACTTAAAAACGATCTTCCCGAAGTTACCAAATCTACCCGACTTGCAAAATCACACAACAATCGCATAGAATATAATGGAACCTATTTCGGACAAAGCAGTCTTGCCTATGTAGACCCAAACTTTTTTGAAATATTTAGCTTCCCAATTATTCAGGGTGTTAAAAATAGAGCCCTGGATAAACCAAATACGGTAGTCATCTCCAAATCTTTTGCTGAAAACACTTTTGGAAATATAGATCCTATCGGTAAAACCCTGAAGGTAACCAACAGAGATGAAAACCTTACAATTACCGGTGTCATAGAAGATATGCCAAAGAATTCCCATTTCCATTTTGATCTTTTGGTTTCTACTTTAGGGTACGCACAGGCTAAAAAAACAAGTTGGATGGAATCTGATTTTTTCACCTATCTGGTTTTACAAAAAGATACACGAATTGAAACTGTAGAAGCTAAACTTCCGGCAATTTCTGAAAAATATATGGGTCCACAGATAAAGGACGCGCTGGGAATGACCTACACGGAGTTTACCCAAGACAACAAAATTGGTCTTTTCCTGCAACCTCTAACAGATATTCATTTATATTCCGATTTTTCTGATGCCACTATCCTTGAACAAGGAGGCGATATCAAATATGTTTATATTTTTAGTGCAATCGCGATTTTTATGCTAATCATCGCTTGTATTAATTTTATGAATCTGGCGACTGCTTCGGCCACAAAAAGAGCAAAGGAAGTTGGCATTAGAAAAGTGCTTGGTTCTAATAAAAAGCAACTTATTTACCAGTTTTTAGCAGAGTCCTTTATCGCTACTTTTCTTGCTGCTTTTCTGGCTTTACTACTGGTTTCGCTTTCACTTCCTTTTTTCAATCTACTTGCTGGGAAAGAACTAAATTTTCAATATTTGCTTTCTCCTGAAATAATACTGGCTTTTTTCAGTCTTATCTTTTTTATTGGATTTCTAGCCGGTGGATATCCGGCATTTTACCTTTCTTCCTTCAATCCTTTAAACGCATTAAAATCTAAATTTTCCGGAAGCGGGAAAAATTCAGGACTTAGAAGCGGATTGGTAATTTTTCAGTTTGTGATTTCCGCGGGGCTTATCCTCTCGACACTGGTAGTCAAAGAGCAAATGGATTTTATTCAGGATAAGGCATTAGGCTATGAGAAAGATCAACTTTTAGTAGTTAGAAATTCTTATTTATTGGGCAATAATGAAGATAACTATATAGACCAGGTTAAAAATAATCCGCTGGTGGAAAACCTGACCCATTCAGCATTTGTTCCTGCAGGGGAAAGCGATAATGAAGTTGGGGGGATCTTTAAAAACAACGAATTTCAGCGTAGAATGTCATTTTACAATATTGATGAAAACTATATTCCCACCATGGGTATGGAGTTACTGGAAGGAAGAAATTTTTCTAAGGATTTTGGAGCGGAATCCGATAAAGTGATCCTCAACCAAAAAGCTATCGAAATTCTCGGTTTTGACAAAGATCCAATTGGAAATACTTTTCAGCGTGATACTCATGACGGACTAAAAACAATGACGGTTATAGGGGTTATTAAAAACTTCAATTTTAAATCTTTGCATCAGGAAATCGAGCCACTTATTTTAAAGTATAATCCCTACGGCGGTATTATCATCCGTTCAAAAGTTGCCGATATGTCCGTCCTTATTGAAAATCTCAATGATAATTGGAATAACTACAATGTAAAAGAAGGCTTTAACTACAGTATTTTGGACGATGCCTACAATCATACCTATTTGAAAGAACGAAAAATGGGAACTATTCTTAGCCTTTTCGCTTTACTAACAATTATTGTTGCCTGTCTTGGACTATTTGGACTGGTGACCTTTACTGCAGAACAACGTTTTAAAGAAATTGGGATTAGAAAAGTGCTTGGTTCTTCTGCAACACAGATTGTTACGCTTCTTTCGAAAGATTTTTTAAAGCTTGTAGGACTGTCATTTTTAATCGCCTTCCCGCTTAGTTATTTTTTAATGAATAAATGGTTACAGGATTTTGCATATCGCACCAGTATTCACTGGTGGCTTTACCTCATGGCTGCAGTTGTAACCATGGGAATTGCCTTTTTGACCATTGGCATAAAAAGCTATAAAGCTGCCAGTGTAAACCCCATAAAAAGTTTAAAAACAGAATAA
- a CDS encoding ABC transporter permease, translated as MIRHYFKIALRNLRKNKLYSIINIGGLCLGLTACILIMFYVSHEHSYDKFHADSTRIFQLEGMTKFRDQTIYMQNFSPVVAGAMVEKSPWVEAGLRINYEYKPLIVKTVEETPQSFSESNFFYTDQNFFNFFSFNLLQGNKETVLIRPFSVVISEDIAKKYFGNSDPIGKKLEVLKDSTYQFQITGIVENSPSNSSIKSGLITSIATMEKMKEHERNFSSQIFQGGSFATFLKLDNAENLKAVSKTAQILSKQANTQSKDEYLLEAFGDKHLKSRKDIGIKYLDVFPLVAILVLLLALINYMSLTTARADSRAKEVGVRKVNGANKKHIALQFYMESALYVSLSFILAGILSYFLEKPFFNLMDIEIDGAFFFHPVFLAILGFIYLITILLAGIYPSLVMTSFKPIENFRKKSQEKFGGNMVRKICATVQFTIAVVLIIGGFIIKQQMEYLKTLNTGLDRSEILMVPLQKSIRDNSQAFRNKIEKIPGVRNTAISNNQIYDGYDIFYASAKNTESVALPLMQVDDNFLNILDVKWKLEPANDKLITAAKKIVINETAIGKFNLSKDPRGEFIELAGSKQEIVGVVKDFNYASLENPIDALGLKISKRNEFSGTGCLYIKYSNRDNLPELISNIAGSYKKYDSEAPFDYQFMDDKFNALFKSEERLSRMFSLFIILTIIIAGLGLLGLATFSAQQRVKEIGVRKILGASVFQITTLLSKDFIKLTALAVLIASPVAWFLANEWLQGFAYQTKIEWPVFFLSGVFAVSLALFIVCFQAIRAARANPVKNLRTE; from the coding sequence ATGATTAGACATTATTTTAAAATAGCATTAAGAAACCTAAGGAAAAATAAACTTTACAGCATTATTAATATTGGAGGTCTTTGTCTCGGTTTAACTGCATGTATTCTCATAATGTTCTACGTTTCACATGAACACAGCTATGATAAATTTCATGCAGATTCAACCAGGATTTTTCAATTAGAAGGCATGACAAAATTTAGAGATCAAACCATTTATATGCAAAATTTTAGTCCGGTTGTTGCTGGAGCTATGGTTGAAAAATCTCCTTGGGTAGAAGCTGGACTAAGAATAAATTACGAATACAAGCCACTTATAGTAAAGACGGTAGAGGAAACACCGCAAAGTTTTTCGGAATCCAACTTCTTCTATACCGATCAGAATTTCTTTAATTTCTTTTCTTTTAATCTTCTTCAGGGAAATAAAGAAACGGTATTAATTAGACCATTCAGTGTGGTCATTTCCGAAGATATCGCAAAAAAATACTTTGGAAATAGCGATCCTATAGGAAAGAAACTTGAGGTTTTAAAAGATAGTACGTATCAATTTCAGATAACCGGAATAGTAGAGAATAGTCCGTCGAATTCTAGTATTAAAAGCGGATTAATTACTTCCATTGCTACCATGGAAAAAATGAAGGAGCATGAACGCAACTTTAGTTCTCAGATTTTTCAGGGTGGGTCCTTTGCCACTTTCCTGAAACTAGATAATGCCGAAAATTTAAAAGCTGTTAGTAAAACCGCACAAATTTTAAGTAAGCAGGCAAATACACAATCAAAGGATGAATATTTACTGGAAGCTTTTGGAGACAAACATTTAAAATCCAGAAAAGACATCGGAATAAAATATCTGGATGTATTTCCTTTAGTTGCAATTTTAGTTTTACTGCTTGCATTAATCAATTATATGAGCCTTACTACTGCAAGAGCAGACTCCAGAGCAAAAGAAGTTGGGGTGAGGAAGGTAAATGGTGCCAATAAGAAGCATATCGCGCTACAATTTTATATGGAATCTGCCCTGTATGTTAGCCTATCTTTTATTCTAGCTGGAATCTTAAGCTATTTTCTTGAAAAACCATTTTTTAATTTGATGGATATTGAGATAGACGGAGCCTTTTTTTTCCATCCAGTATTTTTGGCAATTTTGGGTTTTATCTATTTGATCACGATTCTATTAGCTGGCATATACCCTTCTTTAGTAATGACATCGTTTAAACCTATTGAAAATTTCAGAAAGAAATCTCAGGAGAAGTTTGGTGGAAACATGGTTAGAAAAATTTGTGCCACTGTTCAGTTTACAATAGCTGTCGTTTTAATAATTGGTGGATTTATCATTAAACAACAAATGGAATATCTAAAGACATTAAATACGGGCTTAGATCGTTCTGAAATTTTAATGGTACCCCTTCAAAAAAGTATTAGAGATAATTCTCAGGCCTTTAGAAATAAAATTGAAAAAATTCCAGGAGTAAGGAATACAGCTATATCTAATAATCAGATATATGATGGGTACGATATATTCTATGCTTCTGCAAAGAATACAGAATCTGTAGCCCTGCCTTTAATGCAGGTAGATGATAACTTCCTGAATATCCTGGATGTAAAATGGAAATTAGAACCCGCAAATGATAAATTGATAACGGCAGCCAAGAAAATAGTAATAAATGAAACTGCAATTGGAAAATTCAACCTTAGCAAGGATCCCAGGGGAGAATTTATAGAGTTAGCAGGAAGTAAGCAAGAAATCGTAGGCGTGGTAAAAGATTTCAACTATGCATCCCTCGAAAATCCCATAGATGCGCTTGGACTGAAAATATCAAAGCGAAATGAATTTTCAGGAACAGGGTGCTTGTACATTAAATACAGTAATAGGGACAATTTACCGGAGCTGATTTCAAATATAGCCGGTAGTTATAAAAAATATGATTCTGAAGCACCCTTTGATTATCAATTTATGGATGATAAATTCAACGCTCTTTTCAAATCTGAAGAACGTCTATCAAGAATGTTCAGTTTATTTATCATTCTCACAATTATCATTGCGGGACTTGGACTTTTAGGCCTCGCCACCTTTTCTGCACAGCAAAGAGTAAAAGAAATTGGGGTTAGAAAAATTTTAGGTGCAAGTGTTTTCCAGATCACTACTTTACTTTCAAAAGATTTTATAAAACTAACTGCTTTAGCAGTATTAATTGCCTCGCCTGTGGCATGGTTTCTCGCTAATGAATGGCTTCAGGGTTTTGCTTATCAAACTAAAATTGAATGGCCGGTATTTTTTCTATCTGGTGTATTTGCTGTATCACTCGCTTTATTTATAGTCTGTTTCCAGGCCATTAGAGCAGCCAGGGCAAATCCTGTGAAAAATTTAAGAACAGAATAA
- a CDS encoding ABC transporter permease encodes MFRNYLKIAWRSLWKEKTFTFLNVFGLSVAFGAAILLSIYSLFELSFNKFHEHGDNIFQVYHTEYTPKGPEAGVANPLPFANALKEEVPGVEKITRFNGGGVLASIGENQVRLQSAFVDPEFFSIFTFPVLKGDKNPVSGKSEIALTEKAARILFGDEEALGKNVDIFIDEQEVPFTVTSIIKNIPQESNISFDIALNFKSQSHHAYGRNIGRWDNSNHEVYMQLAEGISPTQFEKSTRDFSKLHYADAFINAKRDGAQPGENGQYIQQRLLSVKDLNFVKIENGLAAPNRTYPYLILGIAFLILFIASINFINMNIAKSSQRLREIGMRKTLGARKTQLFFQFWGESILVFLGAMFLGLLIAYLLLEPFQSLFNTRASYENVISFRNIISFISAVAFITFIAGGYPAMLLSKLGTLKALKGKINLNGGNRVRNTLIVVQFSIAILLISGTLVLWNQLQYMQNKDLGFNKEQVISFPLNGKKDDFRAMQLLRNELNDTPGIKSITAANNILGIGKDHNTTTSIMGFEHKGKVVKTNLLMVDHDYPETVGLELLSGRSFKKSYPSDSLSIVINEAMAKELNEKDILNSSIILDDSIRYSIIGIVKDYNFQSMDKEIEPLTLFLKPLWNLRYAFVSVAPQNLTNSFNDVKNAWNKIEPNAEFMGSFLDENIDRTLERERNMTTMITSGSVIAIILSCVGLFAISLLVVSQRRKEIGIRKVVGASASRITVMLTSDFLKLVGIAFLIATPIAWFFSDKWLQGYPYRMDLNIWIFISAGVLAFIIAILTISFRTIRAAIQNPVKSLRTE; translated from the coding sequence ATGTTTAGAAATTATCTAAAAATCGCATGGCGAAGCCTTTGGAAAGAGAAGACCTTTACTTTTCTAAATGTCTTCGGACTTTCAGTTGCCTTTGGAGCAGCGATCCTGCTTTCCATTTACTCACTTTTTGAACTCTCTTTTAATAAGTTTCACGAACATGGAGATAATATCTTCCAGGTGTACCATACAGAATATACTCCGAAAGGGCCTGAAGCTGGAGTTGCTAATCCATTGCCATTTGCGAACGCGCTTAAAGAGGAAGTTCCCGGTGTGGAAAAGATCACTCGTTTTAATGGCGGTGGCGTGCTAGCTAGTATTGGCGAAAATCAAGTTCGCTTACAGTCAGCTTTTGTTGATCCGGAATTCTTTTCAATTTTCACTTTTCCGGTTTTGAAAGGAGATAAAAATCCGGTTTCCGGTAAATCTGAAATCGCTCTTACCGAAAAAGCGGCCAGAATACTTTTTGGCGATGAGGAAGCTCTGGGGAAAAATGTCGATATTTTTATTGATGAACAGGAAGTTCCGTTTACAGTAACTTCTATCATAAAAAACATCCCCCAGGAAAGCAATATTTCTTTCGATATCGCCCTTAATTTTAAGAGTCAGTCTCATCATGCCTATGGAAGGAATATAGGCCGATGGGATAATTCCAATCATGAAGTCTATATGCAACTGGCAGAAGGGATTTCCCCTACTCAATTTGAAAAATCTACCCGGGATTTTTCAAAACTGCATTATGCTGATGCATTTATAAATGCAAAAAGGGATGGAGCCCAACCCGGGGAGAATGGACAATATATTCAGCAGCGACTGCTATCTGTGAAAGATTTAAATTTTGTAAAAATAGAAAATGGTTTAGCTGCTCCCAATAGAACATATCCTTATCTAATCTTAGGCATCGCTTTCCTTATATTATTCATTGCAAGCATCAATTTCATTAATATGAATATCGCCAAAAGTTCACAACGTTTACGTGAAATTGGAATGCGTAAAACCCTTGGTGCCAGAAAAACTCAATTATTCTTTCAATTTTGGGGAGAAAGCATCCTGGTTTTCCTAGGTGCGATGTTTTTAGGATTATTAATAGCATATCTTTTGTTAGAACCTTTTCAAAGCCTTTTTAATACCCGTGCTTCCTATGAAAATGTGATTAGTTTCCGGAATATAATCAGTTTTATCTCTGCAGTTGCATTTATAACATTTATCGCCGGTGGTTATCCCGCCATGCTATTAAGTAAACTTGGTACTTTAAAAGCTTTAAAAGGAAAAATCAATTTGAATGGTGGCAACCGGGTGAGAAACACGTTGATTGTAGTTCAATTTAGCATAGCGATACTCCTGATTAGTGGAACGCTGGTACTCTGGAATCAGCTTCAATACATGCAGAATAAAGACCTTGGATTTAATAAGGAACAGGTGATCTCTTTTCCGCTAAATGGTAAAAAAGATGATTTCCGTGCCATGCAATTGCTTAGAAACGAATTAAACGATACACCAGGAATTAAAAGTATCACTGCTGCTAATAACATTCTGGGAATAGGAAAAGACCACAACACTACTACCAGTATTATGGGATTCGAACATAAGGGAAAAGTGGTCAAAACAAATTTATTGATGGTGGATCACGACTATCCTGAAACCGTAGGCCTGGAACTGCTTTCTGGCAGAAGCTTTAAAAAGTCTTATCCTTCAGATAGCCTCTCCATTGTTATCAATGAAGCCATGGCCAAAGAATTAAACGAAAAAGATATTTTGAATTCCAGTATTATTCTAGACGATAGCATTCGTTATTCAATAATAGGAATCGTGAAAGATTATAATTTTCAGTCGATGGATAAAGAAATTGAACCTTTGACGCTATTTCTAAAGCCCCTTTGGAATTTGCGTTATGCCTTTGTAAGTGTAGCTCCCCAGAATCTTACAAACTCCTTTAATGATGTTAAAAATGCCTGGAATAAAATAGAACCTAATGCTGAATTTATGGGTTCTTTCCTTGATGAAAATATAGACCGCACACTGGAACGAGAACGAAATATGACCACAATGATCACCAGCGGATCGGTGATCGCTATCATCTTAAGCTGTGTTGGTCTTTTTGCCATTTCTCTTCTTGTAGTTTCTCAACGCAGAAAAGAAATTGGAATTCGGAAAGTGGTGGGTGCCAGTGCTTCCAGAATTACCGTGATGCTCACTTCAGATTTCCTGAAATTGGTTGGAATTGCCTTTTTAATTGCGACACCTATTGCCTGGTTTTTTAGTGATAAATGGTTGCAAGGCTATCCATACCGAATGGATTTAAATATCTGGATTTTTATAAGTGCCGGAGTTCTTGCCTTTATTATCGCCATTTTAACCATAAGCTTTAGAACAATACGTGCTGCTATACAAAATCCTGTTAAAAGCTTAAGAACAGAATAA